In one window of Leptospira sp. GIMC2001 DNA:
- a CDS encoding UvrD-helicase domain-containing protein, producing the protein MNFYIAESFTASLKRLSNAEQKQAKTSVFDLQTDPAHPSLKFHRIDKSKDPNFWSIRINSDLRCVLHKKEDAILVCYIDHHDKAYAWAEKRKIEVHPSTGAVQIVVVPEIEFPIHPSSTETVQSITSKRKPFRKFSEEKILNCGVPEGWVTRIQEADEDSIFDILEVLPAEAGEALLNILSGKKPTQLSEPLKDSKEGEGKNPFQHPDSKRRFHLITGQSDLEEALQASWAKWTIYLHPLQRNLVEKNYNGPVRISGSAGTGKSIVALHRAYYLAKYYPEDRILLTSFSELLVDNLRQNFHRLIISSPQIAERVEVSTLEKLAIRLYKSRFSEPNIIEPNELRNLAQSILIKQTFAIPKSIILGEFLQVIDAWNIEDWNTYKEFKRIGRRARLSDKQRQEVWDYAIQVRTQIKSKNQLTHSQMYYNLALQMEGEDHSVFNTVVLDEAQDITPSMMKFISSLSKDSSKFFFTGDLGQRIFQIPFSWNSFGMDIRGRSFTLRVNYRTSQQIRLAADKLLEKEIRDFDGNVEKRTDTISLFQGPAPETKLYPTPEEETSANAKWLQEILDSGISSQEILIIIRSENEYPRALSLSQAIKIPFTSIDSTKKNPHEIATCTMNEAKGLEFRVVLIIACDSHVIPQSSRIKEASEEAELEEIYETERHLLYVASTRARDILRITGTKPGSEFLSDFR; encoded by the coding sequence ATGAATTTTTATATCGCCGAAAGTTTCACTGCTAGTTTAAAAAGATTATCCAATGCTGAGCAGAAGCAAGCGAAAACTTCTGTTTTCGATCTTCAGACAGATCCTGCCCACCCAAGTCTTAAGTTCCACCGCATTGATAAATCCAAAGATCCTAATTTCTGGTCAATTCGTATCAATAGCGATCTAAGATGCGTCTTGCATAAAAAAGAAGATGCCATCCTCGTTTGCTATATCGACCACCACGATAAGGCATACGCTTGGGCAGAGAAAAGAAAAATCGAAGTCCATCCATCTACAGGGGCTGTTCAAATTGTAGTAGTTCCTGAGATAGAATTTCCTATTCATCCATCATCAACAGAAACAGTTCAGTCTATAACATCTAAGAGAAAACCCTTTCGCAAGTTTTCTGAAGAAAAAATATTAAACTGTGGAGTTCCAGAGGGCTGGGTAACTCGCATTCAAGAAGCAGACGAAGATTCTATTTTTGATATCTTGGAAGTTCTACCAGCAGAAGCCGGGGAAGCACTTCTGAATATTTTGTCTGGCAAAAAACCGACTCAATTGTCAGAACCATTAAAGGACTCCAAAGAGGGAGAAGGTAAGAATCCTTTCCAACACCCCGATTCAAAGAGAAGGTTTCATCTTATTACAGGACAATCAGATCTAGAAGAAGCACTACAAGCTTCCTGGGCAAAATGGACAATCTACCTCCATCCATTACAAAGAAATTTGGTGGAGAAAAATTACAATGGACCGGTTCGTATCTCTGGATCTGCAGGAACAGGTAAATCTATTGTTGCTCTGCATAGAGCCTATTATCTAGCAAAGTATTATCCAGAAGATAGAATACTCCTGACTAGTTTCTCTGAACTGCTCGTAGATAATCTACGACAAAATTTTCACCGACTTATTATTAGTTCTCCACAAATCGCAGAAAGAGTGGAAGTTTCTACTCTAGAAAAGTTAGCAATACGCCTTTATAAATCGCGTTTTAGTGAACCGAATATAATTGAACCTAATGAACTACGTAATTTAGCTCAATCCATTCTCATAAAACAAACATTCGCTATACCTAAGAGTATAATTCTAGGCGAATTCCTCCAAGTTATAGACGCATGGAATATTGAGGATTGGAATACATACAAAGAATTCAAACGAATTGGACGAAGGGCAAGACTAAGTGATAAACAAAGACAAGAAGTCTGGGACTATGCAATCCAAGTTCGGACCCAGATAAAATCCAAGAATCAACTTACCCATTCACAGATGTATTATAATCTCGCCTTACAGATGGAAGGAGAAGACCACTCCGTATTTAATACAGTAGTCTTAGATGAAGCTCAAGATATTACTCCTTCCATGATGAAATTTATATCATCTTTATCTAAAGACTCTAGTAAATTTTTCTTTACTGGTGATTTAGGACAGAGAATATTCCAGATCCCATTTTCTTGGAACTCATTTGGAATGGATATTAGAGGGCGATCCTTTACACTTAGAGTGAATTATCGGACTTCCCAGCAGATACGTTTAGCAGCTGATAAATTACTAGAGAAAGAGATTCGAGATTTTGATGGCAATGTGGAAAAAAGGACAGATACCATTTCACTTTTTCAAGGACCTGCGCCTGAAACGAAATTGTATCCGACACCGGAAGAAGAAACTTCAGCTAATGCAAAATGGCTACAAGAAATATTAGATTCTGGCATATCCTCCCAGGAAATACTAATCATTATACGATCTGAGAACGAATACCCCAGAGCACTATCACTCTCTCAGGCAATCAAGATTCCGTTTACCTCTATTGATTCAACTAAGAAAAATCCACATGAAATCGCAACCTGCACAATGAACGAAGCTAAAGGTTTGGAATTTAGAGTAGTTCTTATAATTGCATGCGATTCTCATGTTATTCCACAATCTTCTCGAATCAAAGAGGCTAGTGAAGAAGCAGAACTTGAGGAAATCTATGAGACAGAAAGACATTTATTGTATGTCGCTTCTACTCGTGCCCGCGATATTCTTCGTATAACAGGAACCAAACCCGGATCAGAATTTCTTAGTGATTTTAGGTAG
- a CDS encoding viperin family antiviral radical SAM protein, whose amino-acid sequence MRSDLTVNFHLIKNCNFKCGFCYAHFENARWLSREDSMAVVQEIHRGGFGKINFAGGEPLLHREFASLLRQARVLGLRTSIITNGSRITEEWVDENAPYLDIIGISCDSANPDSLRQMGRGNGNSAKHTKQVFSWIENYNQSSAKPIYKKLNSVITRYNWDEDMRGFVRSLNIDRWKIFQVLRIEGENDKTFPDFEISENQFSDFYNRHFELKYDGVRVVPEDNSAMTDSYLMVNPDGRFYCNTNGHYQQSDPIHAVGIEKALRQINFSQDKFILREGIYTI is encoded by the coding sequence ATGAGATCAGATTTAACGGTGAACTTTCACCTAATTAAGAACTGTAATTTCAAATGTGGCTTTTGCTATGCCCATTTTGAGAATGCACGTTGGTTAAGCCGGGAGGATTCCATGGCCGTCGTGCAGGAGATCCACCGGGGTGGATTTGGAAAGATCAATTTCGCTGGGGGTGAACCGCTCCTCCATCGGGAATTTGCATCTTTGTTGCGGCAAGCTCGGGTATTGGGCTTAAGAACATCCATTATCACGAATGGTTCTAGGATAACTGAAGAATGGGTAGATGAAAATGCTCCCTATTTAGATATCATTGGAATCAGTTGCGATAGTGCTAATCCAGACAGTTTAAGGCAGATGGGAAGAGGAAACGGAAATAGTGCTAAACACACAAAGCAAGTTTTCTCCTGGATAGAGAATTATAACCAGAGTTCAGCTAAACCCATCTATAAAAAGCTGAATTCTGTCATCACTAGATATAACTGGGATGAGGATATGAGAGGCTTTGTTCGGTCATTGAATATTGATCGTTGGAAAATATTTCAGGTCCTACGTATTGAAGGGGAAAATGACAAAACCTTTCCTGATTTTGAAATCTCTGAGAACCAATTCTCAGATTTCTATAACAGACATTTTGAACTGAAATATGATGGAGTTCGAGTCGTGCCGGAGGATAATTCCGCAATGACCGATTCCTACCTAATGGTCAACCCCGATGGACGTTTTTACTGCAACACCAATGGGCATTACCAACAGAGCGATCCTATACACGCAGTTGGGATTGAGAAAGCTCTCCGACAAATCAACTTTTCGCAAGATAAGTTCATCCTGAGAGAGGGTATTTATACAATCTAA
- a CDS encoding ATP-dependent DNA helicase, translating into MNHITVRMAWHTDGWNGHVCKDPKANTYCCGRYSYPGDLISQERDIEWENRADVKGKHCSKLDRIPPCAYSINAFGTESVKAIAKPPVWFKDGTRDIYMDLPPSTVCIWPYRGMYSDDVVRDAGSAQKFDYESRLNNAKQYFDQIEESKSLLFYYSNYSNPFSDEESNRYALIGIGRLKTKGKIHYYDNVSEENKKKYAGGFVWQLPLTSNYPEEGMRLPFHIYKDNPAIMERLAIFPDVTGGFKYATGILSDDDALSIVEKFTEVVKFLIEIKDISENWQERLKWLYSLTAELWKARGAFPGTLKVMDYLGFSEGIEYFKSISSEEDQRGALSAIGLFLEGKSSSLGKITIDAKRKTNIQREWILKEQSEKTLLLGILIRFDLSKTQITNILSEDRQKNGITSSLSEITENPYLLAEQYIGDDYDDVISFYKIDHGILPSPDLGIEAIFEGNSPERFRVLCVDALKRTTEHSFLSDTLLINSVNKRIEYLPEWKTTIFTKKYFQADFDFLNLALTIREFETGKFIYLKETWEEERLIEKVIKDLSLRPSISLKTPILKAYFEQLLYNSDSPIAKKDDKEYKTAITQQADICIQLFNKPLCVVSGAAGTGKTTIIASILKAVEKAHGEGTAFLLLAPTGKATQRIREKTTKNASTIHSFLASKGWLNPNFTFKKSGGIEVKEYSTIIIDESSMIDLGMMACLFRSIDWNHVQRLILVGDPNQLPPIGKGKVFSDVIGYLLNENPDSLGNLEVNLRQMENLVSDKGTGILNLAEIYIQEKQENVSYIKDKKEIILKKIQEGGEIEKDLSVYFWKDTNELENLMQRVVLNDLASESNKPENTDPNELWQAYCRKKNIGGFLDASLMQVLSPYRNDNYGVDYLNTFLQKSLNSHNSGKSILDGISLGDKVIQIRNRPKSDKISAYNLQTKSNKEEIFNGEIGFTFKHKFDKYNINLKKFQVRFETRPNILYNYGFHKNENGSTVFNEPVEQNLELAYAISIHKAQGSEFERVYLVLPKRESQLLSMELLYTGITRASSHLTIFAQDDISSFTRLCEIDKSNLRRINSSIFIFNPLPDEIVFNQNKWYEDGKKISTLSKYYVRSKSEMNIANILSFNEIPFEYEVPLFAEDGTMFLPDFTVFWKGKKYFWEHVGRLDLPEYEEHWKKKKVWYELNFPDQLIITYESDSQTKDIQSILASYFN; encoded by the coding sequence ATGAATCATATAACTGTTAGAATGGCTTGGCATACGGATGGATGGAATGGACATGTTTGCAAAGATCCAAAAGCAAATACATATTGTTGTGGAAGATACTCTTATCCAGGTGATTTAATTTCTCAAGAAAGGGATATTGAATGGGAAAATAGGGCTGATGTAAAAGGAAAACATTGTTCCAAATTGGATAGAATCCCTCCTTGTGCTTATAGTATTAATGCATTCGGAACTGAGTCAGTTAAAGCTATCGCAAAACCTCCTGTTTGGTTTAAAGATGGTACCCGGGATATTTACATGGATTTACCTCCTTCGACAGTTTGCATATGGCCTTATAGAGGAATGTATAGTGACGATGTCGTTAGAGATGCAGGCAGTGCTCAAAAATTTGATTATGAGTCAAGACTAAATAATGCGAAACAATATTTTGATCAGATCGAAGAGAGTAAATCTCTGTTATTCTACTATTCAAATTATAGTAATCCTTTTAGCGATGAGGAATCAAATCGTTATGCACTAATAGGAATTGGAAGACTAAAAACTAAAGGCAAAATTCACTATTATGATAATGTTTCTGAGGAGAACAAAAAGAAATACGCAGGTGGTTTTGTCTGGCAGCTACCATTAACTTCTAATTATCCAGAAGAAGGTATGAGATTGCCTTTTCATATTTACAAAGATAACCCTGCGATAATGGAACGACTTGCTATATTTCCAGACGTAACTGGTGGATTTAAGTATGCGACTGGAATTCTATCAGATGATGATGCTCTTTCTATTGTTGAAAAATTTACTGAAGTAGTAAAATTCTTAATCGAAATAAAAGATATTTCCGAAAACTGGCAAGAAAGACTAAAATGGTTGTATTCACTAACGGCTGAACTTTGGAAGGCGAGAGGAGCTTTCCCTGGAACACTAAAGGTAATGGATTATTTGGGTTTTTCCGAAGGGATCGAATATTTTAAATCAATTTCTAGCGAGGAAGATCAGAGAGGAGCTTTATCAGCAATTGGATTATTCTTGGAAGGGAAATCTTCCTCTCTTGGAAAAATTACAATTGATGCTAAGAGAAAAACGAATATTCAAAGAGAGTGGATTTTAAAGGAACAGTCGGAAAAGACTTTACTTTTAGGAATTCTTATTCGATTCGACTTAAGCAAAACTCAGATTACTAATATTCTGAGCGAAGATCGACAAAAAAATGGGATCACTTCTTCACTTAGTGAAATTACCGAAAATCCATATTTACTCGCAGAACAATATATCGGAGATGATTACGACGATGTAATTAGTTTTTATAAAATAGATCATGGAATCCTTCCTTCTCCAGATTTAGGAATAGAAGCTATTTTCGAAGGGAATTCTCCTGAGCGATTTAGAGTTCTATGCGTAGATGCTTTAAAGAGAACTACAGAGCATTCCTTTTTATCCGATACTTTGCTTATAAATTCAGTCAATAAACGCATTGAATATCTGCCAGAATGGAAGACGACCATTTTTACAAAAAAATATTTCCAAGCAGATTTTGATTTTTTAAATTTAGCGTTAACCATTAGAGAATTTGAAACAGGTAAATTTATATATTTAAAGGAAACTTGGGAAGAAGAAAGATTAATTGAAAAAGTAATAAAAGATTTAAGTCTCCGACCAAGTATTTCCTTAAAGACTCCGATTTTAAAGGCGTATTTCGAACAGCTGCTTTATAATTCAGATAGTCCGATTGCAAAAAAGGATGATAAGGAATATAAAACTGCTATAACGCAGCAAGCAGATATTTGCATTCAATTATTTAATAAGCCTTTGTGTGTAGTTTCTGGAGCCGCAGGAACAGGTAAAACAACTATCATAGCTAGTATTCTGAAAGCTGTTGAAAAGGCGCACGGAGAAGGAACCGCATTTTTATTATTAGCTCCAACAGGTAAAGCTACACAACGAATTCGAGAGAAAACTACTAAAAATGCAAGTACGATTCATTCTTTTCTCGCATCAAAAGGTTGGTTAAATCCTAACTTTACTTTTAAGAAATCAGGTGGAATAGAAGTAAAAGAATATTCTACTATTATTATAGACGAGAGCTCTATGATAGATTTAGGTATGATGGCGTGTTTGTTTCGATCTATTGACTGGAATCATGTTCAAAGACTAATATTAGTTGGGGATCCAAATCAATTACCTCCTATCGGGAAGGGCAAAGTATTTTCAGACGTAATCGGATATTTACTGAATGAAAATCCTGATTCATTAGGAAACTTAGAGGTGAATTTACGGCAAATGGAAAATCTAGTTTCTGATAAAGGAACTGGAATACTAAACCTTGCGGAGATATACATTCAAGAAAAGCAAGAAAATGTATCATATATTAAAGATAAAAAAGAAATCATTTTAAAAAAGATTCAAGAAGGTGGCGAAATTGAAAAAGATTTATCCGTCTATTTTTGGAAAGATACGAATGAATTAGAAAATTTAATGCAAAGAGTCGTTCTCAATGATTTAGCTAGCGAGTCAAACAAACCTGAAAATACCGATCCAAATGAATTATGGCAAGCCTATTGTAGAAAGAAAAATATTGGTGGCTTTTTAGATGCTAGTCTTATGCAAGTCCTCTCACCTTATAGAAATGATAATTATGGAGTAGACTATTTAAATACTTTTTTGCAAAAATCATTGAACAGTCATAACTCTGGAAAATCGATTCTAGATGGGATATCATTAGGCGATAAAGTAATTCAAATTAGAAATAGGCCTAAGTCCGATAAAATTTCTGCTTATAATTTGCAAACAAAATCAAATAAAGAAGAAATATTTAATGGTGAAATTGGATTCACTTTTAAGCATAAATTTGATAAATATAATATTAATTTGAAAAAGTTTCAAGTCAGATTTGAAACAAGACCGAATATATTATACAACTACGGTTTTCATAAAAATGAGAATGGGTCTACTGTATTTAATGAACCAGTTGAACAAAATCTAGAATTAGCGTATGCAATTTCTATTCATAAAGCACAGGGAAGTGAATTTGAAAGAGTTTATTTAGTTTTACCTAAGCGGGAAAGTCAATTGCTATCGATGGAGCTTTTGTATACTGGAATTACAAGAGCCAGTTCTCATTTGACTATTTTTGCTCAGGATGATATATCAAGTTTTACAAGACTTTGTGAGATTGATAAATCAAATCTAAGGAGAATTAATTCTTCTATTTTTATTTTCAATCCATTGCCAGATGAGATAGTTTTTAATCAGAATAAGTGGTATGAGGATGGGAAGAAGATTTCCACTTTATCTAAATATTACGTGAGATCAAAATCAGAAATGAATATTGCGAATATTCTTTCTTTTAATGAAATACCCTTTGAGTATGAAGTTCCTTTATTCGCTGAAGATGGAACTATGTTCTTACCAGATTTTACGGTCTTCTGGAAAGGTAAAAAATATTTTTGGGAACATGTAGGTCGCCTTGATTTACCAGAATATGAAGAACACTGGAAAAAGAAAAAAGTTTGGTATGAATTAAACTTTCCAGATCAGCTTATTATTACTTATGAATCTGATAGCCAGACAAAAGATATACAATCGATTTTAGCATCCTATTTTAATTAG
- a CDS encoding RNA polymerase sigma factor, with translation MKKKKTDTIKNEAEIQELISSMVKNDTKAWSEFMKIFHDMFLGFVNSKASNLDGDNIVSNFYFKLIEDDFHRLKNFTYGDQVNLSQYLRFILYNEIMTESQQRNYNSSEILEEYQTNLFQKEETDEGYIYQDITHEMFMEAVMQLDNIDHRKSIYLLYLGNKNREIAEILDKPINTILSWNKRAKEQLAILLEKIRKGAIK, from the coding sequence TTGAAAAAGAAAAAAACAGATACGATAAAGAATGAAGCCGAAATACAAGAATTAATTTCAAGTATGGTGAAAAATGACACGAAAGCATGGAGTGAATTTATGAAAATTTTCCATGACATGTTTTTAGGTTTTGTAAATAGTAAAGCCTCCAACTTAGATGGAGATAATATAGTCTCCAATTTCTATTTCAAATTAATCGAAGATGATTTCCATAGACTGAAAAATTTTACTTATGGGGACCAAGTAAATTTATCTCAATATTTGAGATTTATTCTTTATAATGAAATTATGACAGAATCCCAACAGAGAAATTACAATTCAAGTGAAATTCTAGAAGAATATCAAACTAATTTATTTCAAAAAGAAGAAACTGATGAGGGGTATATCTACCAAGATATTACGCATGAAATGTTCATGGAAGCTGTTATGCAATTAGATAATATTGATCATAGAAAATCAATCTACCTTCTCTATCTAGGTAATAAAAATAGAGAAATAGCAGAGATTTTAGATAAACCTATTAATACAATCTTATCCTGGAATAAAAGAGCTAAAGAACAATTGGCTATATTACTAGAAAAAATTCGAAAGGGTGCAATAAAATAA
- a CDS encoding metallophosphoesterase: MNQIKNKIYKNNIPFIAIGDLHDRYDLLQKLILRINKCNLLDYRIVFLGDYFGGTRDFGYLLKEIYKLREESDFIIGNHDLEFINLWNLVNSSIEKKMKLLEYFQLEEEIVQWFLSSLVSSVETPKVFLSHAGIDDLKKLEDQTLTDLTTSCYRANLDHVTEKLIIQGHLPMDEVTIEGNHIFVDTGCGYGGYLSAYIYPDGINITSKTELGAYQHEYN, translated from the coding sequence GTGAATCAAATTAAAAACAAAATTTATAAAAATAATATTCCGTTCATCGCGATTGGAGACTTGCATGATCGTTACGACCTTTTGCAAAAATTGATCTTACGAATCAATAAATGTAATTTATTAGACTATCGAATTGTTTTCTTAGGGGATTATTTTGGAGGTACTAGAGATTTTGGATATTTATTGAAAGAAATTTATAAATTAAGAGAAGAAAGCGATTTTATAATTGGAAATCATGATTTAGAGTTCATCAACTTATGGAATCTAGTTAACTCATCGATTGAAAAGAAAATGAAATTATTAGAATATTTTCAATTGGAGGAAGAGATAGTTCAATGGTTTCTCTCTTCACTAGTTTCTAGTGTCGAGACTCCAAAAGTATTTCTATCGCATGCTGGAATTGATGATTTAAAGAAATTAGAAGATCAAACGCTTACAGATCTAACAACCTCTTGTTATAGAGCAAATTTAGACCATGTTACAGAGAAGTTGATAATTCAGGGACATTTGCCAATGGATGAGGTAACCATTGAAGGAAATCATATCTTCGTAGACACGGGATGTGGATATGGAGGGTATTTATCCGCATATATTTACCCAGATGGAATTAATATTACTAGTAAAACAGAATTAGGAGCGTATCAACATGAATATAATTAG
- a CDS encoding FliM/FliN family flagellar motor C-terminal domain-containing protein yields MADMKDIDLDITVVIGRARIPLSKLEKAEKDSILELDNEFIEPAIVLVNGKPKFTGEIVTVGNKFGVRIIDEC; encoded by the coding sequence ATGGCAGATATGAAGGATATTGATTTAGATATTACTGTCGTAATTGGTAGAGCTAGAATTCCTCTCTCTAAATTAGAAAAAGCAGAAAAGGATTCTATTCTAGAATTAGACAATGAGTTCATAGAACCAGCTATTGTATTGGTAAATGGTAAGCCAAAATTTACTGGAGAAATTGTAACTGTTGGAAATAAATTCGGAGTGAGGATCATTGATGAATGTTAA
- a CDS encoding putative toxin-antitoxin system toxin component, PIN family, whose translation MLRILLDTNIYISAIVFKGKPRKILQDLIEKKYIGLITKEILEEIEGTLSGKKFSLKSDYIHAVIEEIKEISEIIKNKPLNNYFELRDRDDFHILEACFSGKIDYLITGDKDLLELNINLGFRIISPGEYDIVEKLFEL comes from the coding sequence ATGCTCAGAATACTTCTCGATACGAATATATATATTTCTGCCATAGTTTTTAAAGGTAAGCCAAGAAAGATACTCCAGGATCTAATTGAAAAGAAATATATAGGTTTAATAACAAAGGAAATATTAGAAGAGATAGAAGGAACACTAAGTGGTAAAAAGTTTTCTTTAAAATCCGATTATATTCACGCTGTAATTGAAGAGATTAAAGAAATTTCTGAAATTATAAAAAATAAACCCCTTAATAATTATTTTGAATTAAGAGATCGGGATGATTTTCATATTTTGGAAGCATGTTTTTCAGGGAAAATTGACTATTTAATAACTGGAGATAAGGATTTATTGGAACTAAATATAAATTTAGGTTTTAGGATAATATCACCTGGAGAATATGATATAGTAGAGAAATTATTTGAGCTTTAA
- a CDS encoding Lp29 family lipoprotein has protein sequence MLFLDYDNSLKEFFISGKPIENYKSETINNLITNEHCGAVIQQYLKNVRISGIKELEEVLSNREGDGNKINCLMKTKDVEYYIFGVLGEPFPNDNGYWVLNLGNSFLSFITLNIYPSISRHPLRVNFYIYDSKLNRIDDL, from the coding sequence CTGCTTTTTTTAGACTATGACAATTCTCTAAAAGAATTTTTTATTAGTGGTAAGCCAATTGAGAATTATAAATCAGAAACAATAAATAATTTAATTACTAATGAACACTGTGGAGCAGTGATACAACAATATCTTAAAAATGTTAGAATATCTGGTATAAAAGAATTAGAGGAAGTACTTTCTAATAGAGAAGGTGACGGAAATAAAATTAATTGTTTAATGAAAACAAAGGATGTTGAATATTACATCTTTGGTGTATTGGGAGAACCTTTTCCAAACGATAATGGCTATTGGGTTTTAAATTTAGGTAATTCATTTCTATCTTTCATAACTCTCAATATATATCCTTCCATAAGCCGCCATCCATTACGTGTAAATTTTTATATTTATGATTCTAAATTAAATCGCATTGATGATTTATGA
- a CDS encoding toxin-antitoxin system HicB family antitoxin — protein sequence MSKKNVLTIRVPEDLKYRIEKTASLQGVSINQFALYAFTKGISEIDTDNFFRSRIEGKKSEKIEKDFFEIWNRAGNKKTKLPEWDKI from the coding sequence ATGAGTAAAAAAAATGTTTTAACAATTAGAGTCCCAGAAGATTTAAAATATCGCATTGAGAAAACAGCTTCACTACAAGGAGTTTCGATTAACCAATTTGCTTTATATGCATTTACAAAAGGGATTTCAGAGATTGATACAGATAATTTTTTTAGAAGTAGAATTGAAGGAAAAAAATCAGAAAAGATTGAAAAGGACTTTTTTGAAATTTGGAATCGAGCTGGAAATAAAAAAACGAAATTGCCTGAGTGGGATAAGATATAG
- a CDS encoding putative toxin-antitoxin system toxin component, PIN family yields the protein MRIVLDTNVFFQAIRNKNGASGYILQKIIEKKLEMMISIPVFMEYQDVLTREKSLKQLDIDKKSVTTILDFVSLLATPVEINYLMRPNLKDESDNMFVDLAFASRSKFLITSNIKDFRHNADLRFDSFKIFKPTDFVKFWRGSYE from the coding sequence GTGAGGATTGTATTAGATACGAATGTGTTTTTTCAAGCGATTCGGAATAAGAATGGAGCATCAGGTTACATTTTACAAAAGATAATTGAGAAAAAACTTGAGATGATGATTTCTATCCCTGTTTTTATGGAATACCAAGATGTTCTTACACGGGAGAAAAGCCTAAAACAGCTTGACATTGATAAGAAAAGTGTAACAACAATATTAGATTTTGTTTCACTGCTTGCTACTCCAGTTGAAATTAATTATTTAATGAGGCCAAATTTAAAAGATGAATCGGACAATATGTTTGTTGATCTCGCATTCGCAAGCCGTAGCAAATTTTTAATAACATCAAATATCAAAGACTTTAGACACAATGCTGATTTACGATTTGATTCTTTTAAAATTTTTAAGCCAACTGATTTTGTGAAGTTTTGGAGAGGAAGTTATGAGTAA
- the vapC gene encoding type II toxin-antitoxin system tRNA(fMet)-specific endonuclease VapC, with the protein MYLLDTNICIYIIKQKPPQVLKKLNLKRKSDIYISSISVAELEFGVSNSDYPERNKVSLISFLSIFNILNFDDIDASEFGNIKSFLRKSGKIIGTMDLLIASQARARNLILVSNNTKEFERVPNLKLENWV; encoded by the coding sequence ATGTATCTATTAGATACCAACATTTGCATTTACATTATAAAGCAAAAACCACCTCAGGTTCTAAAGAAATTAAATCTAAAAAGAAAGTCGGACATTTATATTTCATCTATTTCTGTGGCTGAGCTTGAGTTTGGAGTTTCAAACAGTGATTATCCTGAACGGAACAAAGTATCATTAATATCATTTCTTTCAATATTTAACATTCTTAATTTTGATGACATCGATGCTTCGGAATTTGGAAATATAAAGTCGTTTCTAAGGAAATCGGGCAAAATAATTGGAACAATGGACTTACTGATTGCTTCACAGGCACGTGCCAGGAATTTAATATTGGTGTCGAACAACACAAAAGAATTTGAAAGAGTGCCTAATCTAAAATTAGAAAATTGGGTCTAA
- the vapB gene encoding type II toxin-antitoxin system antitoxin VapB: MQTAKLFQNGRSQAVRLPKEFQFIGEDVLIKKVGNAVILIPHEKSWEVFLEGLNSFTDDFLSEGRDQGHDKERETF, encoded by the coding sequence ATGCAAACAGCAAAATTATTTCAAAATGGAAGAAGTCAAGCTGTAAGACTTCCGAAAGAGTTTCAATTTATTGGCGAGGATGTTTTAATCAAAAAGGTTGGAAATGCTGTAATCTTAATTCCACATGAAAAATCCTGGGAAGTTTTTTTAGAAGGCTTAAATTCATTTACTGATGACTTTCTATCCGAAGGAAGAGACCAAGGCCATGACAAGGAAAGAGAAACTTTTTGA